The Aphidius gifuensis isolate YNYX2018 linkage group LG2, ASM1490517v1, whole genome shotgun sequence DNA window ATCTAGATGGACCACATCATGCATCAACAACACCAATATCTACAACACTTATACCAGCATCATTAGACAATAGTAAATGCATGTGTAAATGTCCCCAAGGTAATTTTACAAATGGACAATTAGAATTTCTAATGGGAACAACAAGTACATCAAATCAAataggtatttaaaaattaaaaaaataatttaaaaatatatatataataatgaatttttattaattaatagttaCAACagttaatacaaaaaatttaacaagccCAGAAGAACTTGAAAAAGCTCAACGACATCGTGAATTAATTGAAGAAACTGTACCAGTTGGTATGATGTTTGCATCAAAAGCAGTTGTTCAACTTTTAGCTAATCCAATTGTTGGACCTCTTACACACAAGTAATtgcattgatttatttattttataattgaaatattgttaattataatttgttttattatttacagaatTGGATATAGTATTCCCATGTTTACTGgatttattataatgtttCTATCAACTTTAATATTTGCATTTGGACGTAGTTATAGTGTGTTATTTATAGCAAGAGCACTTCAAGGTATTGGTTCATCATGTTCAAGTGTTTCTGGTATGGGTATGTTAGCTGAAAGATATCAAGATGATAAAGAACGTGGTAATGCAATGGGTATTGCACTTGGTGGTTTAGCACTTGGTGTATTAATTGGTCCACCATTTGGTGGTCTTATGTATGAATTTGTTGGTAAATCAGcaccatttttaatattatctgcATTAGCACTTGGTGATGGTTGTAAGTTGAtgttttttatactattttttgtttctaaataaatagtaatttaattttttaaaaaaacatttcagtATTACAACTTATGATGCTTCAACCATCAGTTGTCTATACAGAATCAGAACCACCTTCATTAAAAGCACTTGTTACAGATCCTTATATTATTCTTGCAGCaggtaattataaaaaataataataaaatttttttaaataattattaaatatatgttattACAGGAGCAATAACATTTGCTAATATGGGAATTGCAATGTTAGAACCAAGTTTACCAATTTGGATGATGGACACAATGGGTGCTAGTAGATGGAAACAAGGAGCAACATTTTTACCAGCTAGTATCAGTTATTTAATTGgtacaaatttatttggaCCATTGGGACATCGTATGGGCAGGTAATGtctcaacaataattaatatttcgaaatttctaacatgtcttttatatttactttcgaaaaaatgttttaattttgttttttgtacaGATGGTTAGCTGCATTAATTGGACTGATTGTCATTGGTTTCTGTCTCATGTTGGTAAGTTATTAaatgcaattattattgtcaatgatttatcatattCGAATAATTTAGATACCACTTGCAACAAGTATCAATCATCTTATAATACCAAATGCTGGATTGGGTTTTGCAATTGGTATGGTTGATAGTTCAATGATGCCAGAACTTGGTTATCTTGTTGATATACGACATACTGCTGTTTATGGTAGTGTTTATGCTATTGGTGATGTTGCATTTTGTATGGGTTTTGCTATTGGTTAGTTTgaatcttaatttttattaaaaattcatcaactaatttatgatttatgttAACagtcaatgataattttttttctaggtccAGCATTGAGTGGAACACTTGTTAACACTATTGGCTTTGAATGGATGCTTTTTGGTATTGCAatactttgttttatttatgcaCCATTTATGTATTTACTCAGAGCACCACCAaccaaagaagaaaaaaaggtttgttgtggttttttttaaatttatttattcatctgtAAATTATCAAAGCTAAtgggtttattttattttcttagaCTCTGATTATTGGTGAAAAATCATCAGTTAGATATGTAACTTattcaaatgatgatgatgaatagtAAGGTTGTATTCAATTTATTgcttatatttgtttttaatatttaatgtagAAATTATAATGTAAGTGTGTTTTTAGTGtaatagtaaataatttatataatcaattatttgcttgataaaattattaagttaatagaaaaattaaaacacaacaaaatgacaaagaaaatatatacagcGAGTTTTGTGATAGAAATCTTATCTACTTATTGTGTCAgttaaaagttatttaaaaaaaatatataaaatttattttatgtttttttgaaaataaaaaaaaaaaatattgcatgaCAAACGTTGTGAGCTACATGTACCGTAAGTATTCTGAGTAAAAATCtaatgattgtttaaaaaacaattaaaatatataaattacaaaaaaaaaaaataaaaaagcttttaacgatcaaaatttgaattaaaaaaatgtttgagctttttaaaattacgcatattttaaacttcaattagttgattgataaaaaaaaaatttactcttACAATTTTGACGGTTAAAAGTGgctatttgaatttttttttaaattcataaatttgttgagaaatgaaaattataaattaataaaataattaagtattTAATGAGCTTTTTGTGGGGGGATACGAGAATGTTCTTGAGAACTCGAGACAACGCGAGctcgatgaaaaatatataatctgtTATAATCacaatgaacaaaaaataataaataaatatatataacatagcTCAATCGTCAACTAAagctgtaaaaaataaaattataaaaaaaaaaatcatgtcgtTGGTATGAATgggaataaaattgtttagaTTTTGAGTATAAAGTTGGAAATTGTTTGACATTGTCATCGAAATGAatcgtaattttttaaaatcgaaattaaaattgaatgaaaaggAGTAACCACCTGGCTTAGATTTCCTGAATGGCTGCAGGAAAACTGGGCTTTTAAAAAGCAACCAGGTTACATGAAGAGTTCTCCACgtagattatttataatttgaaaaattttaaatcacaaaaaagtaaaaaagagtCGAGGCAATGTCACCTCGAAAATTACGATTTATTtcgttgacaaaaaaatttataaaaacgatATTTTCAATCGTTTACGTTTGGTGAACGTGAAACCTGAAAAAGCGCGGTATTTTTGTTGAGATGTTTGTCATAGTGCCGAGAAATGAACCGagttggtggaaaaaaaaaaatataaaaaaaatataaagatgaaTTTGCAgtgaaaaaatcgaaattatttattaaaaaaataaaccctgattagaaaaaaaattcgtagaagcaatattattaaaatttcgtAAATTTCCAATTGATGGAACgtaattataaatgtattgaaatatataataatcgtattgaaaataatattcagtagaaaaaaaaaaaactatataatgttttaaaaaaaaaatttaatcgttACTGTCgtgtatttattaacaaactCTTAAGGagtactaaaaaattatttaaaaaaaattaaatatatatttaaaaaatcaaccaCCACCTTAGGATCCTAAGCAACTCGATGCcatcatattttattgaatcaatCGGCAGATAAAGGTTTCGAAAATTcacaatgttaaaaaatttgcgCTTAGCATaattaatctataaaaaaaaaaatatgttaatcaattaaaaataagtagCAAGTAGTTGTAGAAATTAGTCGCACTAAtcacttagaaaaaaaaataattatattccacgttttttgagtattaaaaaaatatgttcttGTTTAGTCACATCAAAgggtttaataaaaaaaaataaataatcagatTTTCAACTGCAAATTCTGTATTTCAGATGCTACACAATTAAATGTAGCTACTCCTAATACGAAATACGagtcaatttaaattgaaatgattattattattgttcattaatgTGACACAATGATAAACATCTTCTGATACCGCGATGATGAAGTGAATGGTTAAGcaaattgttgattaatttatttgcgaTGGTacgacaaataattttaataaattcaaataaatttaaaaaagaaatatataaaaaataaagtataatattatataacagtgatgataatatattttaattatgtaaatataaaaaatataaaaatgcgTTTCGAATTTAACAACATTGCcgatttaattatatttattttagaatttttttaaaatgttttttaaattaatttcaaaatgttttgttattttttttaaatttaatttcatctttttttattgataaataatagtaacaatagaaaaaaaatatagaaatgaTTTCTTTGTAGAAATAGAAATGATTTCTTTGTAgaaatcgaaatatttttgtcgaaatttaatggtttttttttcgatacatTTTTTGTTTGGCATTGTGGTGTAGTCGAGGCACATTCGAATTGCTAGTGCAatcacagaaaaaaataataattaaatgataataaaattctgtataacgaaaaaaaaaaataatcaaatatatttgtcaGTTCATAGGTAAAATATGAGCTATCACGTGTCTCGAGTCATAATTccaacgaaaaaatatttaaaaatatataaaaatatgaatataaaaaatgaattattgagTTTATATAAttcttatttaattatataatctagtttgtaaaaatttttgaacaaATATTATGAGATGAGAGAAAATGCGTTTGTTAAAATCTGCTATGTGAACAGACAGACAATAagcaatgaattaattaaaaaatgatttaaaaaaattgagttttataatttttaataaatataaaattaataaaataaattttattaatatttcatatttttaattatcaaattatcaatcaaaaaattaaaaataaaaatttttttcttttctcgtAATCCTTCCACATtggcaaatataatttttaaaaaaatatactatcattattttcgtcaactatatatttatcaaaatgagATATAAGCTAGAAATTGtgtgttgtaataataaaaataatttcaaattgataaataaatataattaaaaacaaaaaatatatttaaaaagctgGTGTATGGGTCCGACTTAAAGATTGttgttagaaaataaataaaaaaaaaaacaaaatatcacAGTTACTGAAGAAAATgagattgtaaatttataattttaatcgaaaaataataatagcttaatttatttacttaattcaaacaaaaattcaatttgccaatttttttaaaattctttttaaacaaataaacaacttgataattattttttgacaaagaaaataaataaatatcaattgacaatttaaaacaaataatgtactttaatttttttattaaaaaaaagtttatcatGTAATTAATAAGTGATATATTTACCGAATTTTGGTATAAAGATTTCTGTAAATGTGAATGATGTTTATGTGTATTATATGGATCAAAATGTATTTaaccaaattaataaaataatcatcgtTGAATTCTAACTAATTATTTCTACCAAGATGTCGAATAAACAGTCTATTTTATCTcgtcta harbors:
- the LOC122848854 gene encoding synaptic vesicular amine transporter isoform X1, with the translated sequence MMAGGTFSGWLQRCRESRQLVLVIVAIALLLDNMLLTTVVPIIPEFLYDIKHPNNTLSEHLDGPHHASTTPISTTLIPASLDNSKCMCKCPQGNFTNGQLEFLMGTTSTSNQIVTTVNTKNLTSPEELEKAQRHRELIEETVPVGMMFASKAVVQLLANPIVGPLTHKIGYSIPMFTGFIIMFLSTLIFAFGRSYSVLFIARALQGIGSSCSSVSGMGMLAERYQDDKERGNAMGIALGGLALGVLIGPPFGGLMYEFVGKSAPFLILSALALGDGLLQLMMLQPSVVYTESEPPSLKALVTDPYIILAAGAITFANMGIAMLEPSLPIWMMDTMGASRWKQGATFLPASISYLIGTNLFGPLGHRMGRWLAALIGLIVIGFCLMLIPLATSINHLIIPNAGLGFAIGMVDSSMMPELGYLVDIRHTAVYGSVYAIGDVAFCMGFAIGPALSGTLVNTIGFEWMLFGIAILCFIYAPFMYLLRAPPTKEEKKTLIIGEKSSVRYVTYSNDDDE
- the LOC122848854 gene encoding synaptic vesicular amine transporter isoform X2; the encoded protein is MMAGGTFSGWLQRCRESRQLVLVIVAIALLLDNMLLTTVVPIIPEFLYDIKHPNNTLSEHLDGPHHASTTPISTTLIPASLDNSKCMCKCPQGNFTNGQLEFLMGTTSTSNQIVNTKNLTSPEELEKAQRHRELIEETVPVGMMFASKAVVQLLANPIVGPLTHKIGYSIPMFTGFIIMFLSTLIFAFGRSYSVLFIARALQGIGSSCSSVSGMGMLAERYQDDKERGNAMGIALGGLALGVLIGPPFGGLMYEFVGKSAPFLILSALALGDGLLQLMMLQPSVVYTESEPPSLKALVTDPYIILAAGAITFANMGIAMLEPSLPIWMMDTMGASRWKQGATFLPASISYLIGTNLFGPLGHRMGRWLAALIGLIVIGFCLMLIPLATSINHLIIPNAGLGFAIGMVDSSMMPELGYLVDIRHTAVYGSVYAIGDVAFCMGFAIGPALSGTLVNTIGFEWMLFGIAILCFIYAPFMYLLRAPPTKEEKKTLIIGEKSSVRYVTYSNDDDE